A window from Pseudomonas sp. Tri1 encodes these proteins:
- a CDS encoding NAD synthetase — protein MSSASTGIGMDLSFSQFMARKRIESQINLPRLFAAIDADPGIAGAGVVYVDSDYNVVTLREFKPICSIAPKRVILREAKKYIAPQQFIDQVKSSPRESKLGLEATNAGLSCVAAVIGWVVVFSGSVAVPFTAGASAFVVALGAAAATASTAQCVIGGMRVANELTNPTGNDEMNDADWYNIVSPILDGVSLVGVGGSALTTVRLLKANKAAGTGKSWYQLLKGLNRQERSKLTKELLTLKDPSLTAKLLKLQQRAGAVPKRYSSAEIRHATLTQIKDSLGGALGVIGSYTGDGAVKTVAVGLYEEFTE, from the coding sequence ATGAGCAGCGCTTCAACGGGCATCGGCATGGACCTGAGCTTCTCTCAGTTCATGGCCCGCAAACGCATCGAAAGCCAGATCAACCTGCCGCGCCTGTTTGCTGCCATCGACGCCGATCCTGGCATCGCCGGGGCGGGTGTGGTGTATGTCGATTCCGATTACAACGTCGTGACCCTGCGCGAATTCAAGCCCATTTGCAGCATCGCGCCCAAGCGCGTCATTTTGCGCGAGGCGAAAAAATACATCGCACCGCAGCAGTTCATCGATCAGGTAAAAAGCAGTCCGCGCGAGTCCAAGCTTGGGCTTGAGGCAACCAATGCCGGCTTGTCCTGTGTCGCTGCGGTGATTGGTTGGGTGGTGGTGTTCAGCGGCAGTGTCGCAGTGCCCTTTACGGCGGGGGCCAGTGCCTTTGTCGTTGCCCTGGGCGCCGCTGCCGCGACGGCCAGCACCGCGCAATGCGTCATTGGCGGGATGCGGGTGGCCAACGAGCTGACCAATCCGACTGGCAACGATGAGATGAATGATGCTGACTGGTACAACATCGTGTCGCCGATCCTTGACGGCGTTTCCCTGGTGGGTGTCGGTGGCTCGGCCCTGACCACTGTCCGGCTGCTCAAGGCCAACAAAGCGGCCGGCACTGGGAAGAGTTGGTATCAGTTGCTCAAGGGCCTGAATCGGCAAGAGCGAAGCAAGCTGACCAAGGAGCTGTTGACGCTCAAGGACCCGAGCCTGACCGCCAAGCTACTCAAGTTGCAGCAACGCGCCGGGGCCGTGCCCAAGCGTTATTCTTCAGCTGAAATCAGGCACGCGACGCTGACCCAGATAAAGGACTCCCTCGGCGGTGCGTTGGGTGTCATAGGCAGTTATACCGGCGATGGCGCGGTGAAGACTGTTGCCGTCGGCCTGTATGAGGAATTCACGGAATGA
- a CDS encoding YgiQ family radical SAM protein — protein sequence MQAAKPLFDYPKYWAECFGPAPFLPMSREEMDQLGWDSCDIIIVTGDAYVDHPSFGMAIIGRLLEAQGFRVGIIAQPNWQSKDDFMKLGEPNLFFGVAAGNMDSMINRYTADKKIRSDDAYTPGGLAGKRPDRASLVYSQRCKEAYKHVPIVLGGIEASLRRIAHYDYWQDRVRNSILIDACADILLYGNAERAIVEVAQRLSYGHKIEDITDVRGTAFIRRDTPQGWYEVDSTRIDRPGKIDKIINPYVNTQDTAACAIEQEKGPVEDPSEAKVVQILASPKMTRDKTVIRLPSVEKVRGDAVLYAHANRVLHLETNPGNARALVQKHGEVDVWFNPPPIPMTTEEMDYVFGMPYARVPHPAYGKEKIPAYEMIRFSVNIMRGCFGGCTFCSITEHEGRIIQNRSEESIIREIEEIRDKVPGFTGVISDLGGPTANMYRIACKSPEIESACRKPSCVFPGICPNLNTDHSSLIQLYRSARALPGVKKILIASGLRYDLAVESPEYVKELVTHHVGGYLKIAPEHTEEGPLNQMMKPGIGSYDKFKRMFEKYTKEAGKEQYLIPYFIAAHPGTTDEDMMNLALWLKGNGFRADQVQAFYPSPMATATAMYHSGKNPLRKVTYKSDAVTIVKSEEQRRLHKAFLRYHDPKGWPMLREALTRMGRADLIGPGKNQLIPLHQPATDSYQSARRKNSTPAGSHKVGKETTKILTQHTGLPPRASDGGNPWDKREQAKAAAFARNQQAAKERKDAAKGKGPKPARKPVVPR from the coding sequence ATGCAAGCAGCCAAGCCGTTATTTGACTATCCCAAGTACTGGGCCGAATGTTTCGGCCCAGCGCCGTTCCTGCCCATGAGCAGGGAGGAAATGGATCAGCTCGGCTGGGATTCGTGCGACATCATCATCGTGACCGGTGATGCCTACGTCGATCACCCGTCGTTCGGCATGGCGATCATCGGCCGGTTGCTGGAAGCCCAGGGCTTTCGCGTCGGGATCATTGCCCAGCCGAACTGGCAGTCCAAAGACGACTTCATGAAGCTCGGCGAGCCCAACCTGTTTTTCGGTGTCGCGGCCGGCAACATGGACTCGATGATCAACCGCTACACCGCCGACAAGAAAATTCGCTCCGACGACGCCTACACCCCCGGCGGCCTGGCGGGCAAGCGACCGGACCGTGCGAGCCTGGTCTACAGCCAGCGCTGCAAGGAAGCCTACAAGCATGTGCCGATCGTGCTTGGCGGTATCGAAGCGTCGCTGCGCCGTATCGCCCATTACGATTACTGGCAGGACCGGGTGCGCAACTCGATCCTGATCGACGCCTGCGCCGACATCCTGCTCTACGGCAACGCCGAGCGGGCGATCGTCGAAGTCGCCCAGCGCCTGTCCTACGGCCACAAGATCGAAGACATCACCGATGTGCGCGGCACCGCGTTCATCCGTCGCGACACGCCACAAGGCTGGTACGAAGTCGATTCCACGCGCATCGACCGGCCGGGCAAGATCGACAAGATCATCAACCCGTATGTGAACACCCAGGACACCGCTGCTTGCGCCATCGAGCAGGAGAAGGGGCCGGTTGAGGATCCGAGCGAAGCCAAGGTCGTACAGATCCTGGCGAGCCCGAAAATGACCCGCGACAAAACCGTGATTCGTCTGCCATCGGTGGAAAAGGTTCGTGGCGACGCGGTGCTGTACGCCCACGCCAACCGGGTACTTCACCTGGAAACCAACCCGGGCAACGCCCGTGCCCTGGTGCAGAAGCACGGCGAGGTCGATGTCTGGTTCAACCCGCCGCCCATTCCGATGACCACCGAGGAAATGGACTACGTGTTCGGCATGCCTTACGCACGTGTTCCACACCCGGCTTACGGCAAGGAAAAGATCCCGGCCTACGAGATGATCCGTTTCTCGGTGAATATCATGCGTGGCTGCTTCGGCGGTTGCACCTTCTGCTCGATCACCGAGCACGAAGGCCGGATCATCCAGAACCGCTCCGAAGAGTCGATCATTCGCGAGATCGAAGAGATCCGCGACAAGGTCCCGGGGTTCACCGGCGTCATTTCCGACCTCGGCGGCCCGACCGCGAACATGTACCGCATCGCTTGCAAGAGCCCGGAAATCGAATCCGCGTGCCGCAAGCCGTCCTGCGTGTTCCCCGGCATCTGCCCGAACCTCAATACCGACCATTCTTCGCTGATCCAGCTGTACCGCAGCGCCCGGGCCTTGCCTGGGGTGAAGAAGATCCTGATTGCTTCCGGCCTGCGTTACGACCTGGCGGTCGAGTCGCCGGAATACGTCAAGGAACTGGTGACCCACCACGTCGGCGGTTACCTGAAGATCGCCCCGGAGCACACCGAGGAAGGTCCGCTCAACCAGATGATGAAGCCGGGCATCGGCAGCTATGACAAGTTCAAGCGGATGTTCGAGAAGTACACCAAGGAAGCCGGGAAAGAGCAGTACCTGATTCCGTACTTCATCGCCGCTCACCCGGGCACCACCGACGAAGACATGATGAACCTGGCCCTGTGGCTCAAGGGCAACGGTTTCCGCGCTGACCAGGTGCAGGCGTTCTATCCGTCGCCGATGGCCACGGCCACCGCCATGTATCACTCGGGCAAGAACCCGCTGCGCAAGGTCACCTACAAGAGCGACGCGGTAACCATCGTCAAGAGCGAGGAACAGCGCCGCCTGCACAAGGCCTTCCTGCGTTATCACGACCCCAAGGGCTGGCCGATGCTGCGCGAAGCACTGACCCGCATGGGCCGCGCCGACCTGATCGGGCCGGGCAAGAATCAGTTGATCCCGCTGCACCAGCCGGCCACCGACAGCTACCAGAGCGCCCGGCGCAAGAACTCGACGCCGGCTGGCAGCCACAAGGTGGGCAAGGAAACCACCAAGATCCTGACCCAGCACACCGGCCTGCCACCACGCGCCAGCGATGGCGGCAACCCGTGGGACAAGCGCGAGCAAGCCAAGGCCGCGGCATTCGCCCGCAACCAGCAGGCCGCCAAGGAACGCAAGGACGCCGCCAAGGGCAAAGGTCCGAAGCCAGCGCGCAAGCCTGTCGTGCCGCGCTGA